The genomic interval GCGCCGAATCGGTCACCGCAAACACCGTATAGACATCCGCCTCGCCACCGTTTGTGATGAACACCTTCTGGCCGTTGAGCACGTACGCATCCCCAACGCGCTCCGCTCTCGTGCGAATGCCCTGCGCGTCTGATCCGGCGTTTGGCTCCGTGAGCGCAAACGCGCCGAGTTTCTCCCCTGCCGCAAGTGCAGGAACAAACACCCGCTTTTGTTCTTCCGTGCCAAACGCAAGGATAGGCATCGTGCCGACGGATGTGTGCACCGCAAGGATGACGCCAAGCGCCGCGCTCACATAGGAGATCTCCTCGATTGCAAGCATGTAAGAAACATAATCCGCGCCAACACCGCCCCACTCCTCCGGGATCGGCAAACCAAGAAGACCAATGTCCCCCATCTTCTTGACGATGGAGCGCGGAAATTCGTCCGACTGGTCGATCGATTTTGCCGCAGGCGCCACAACGTCACGTGCAAAATCCCGCACCAGTTTTTGAATCGCGCGTTGCTCTTCCGTCACGTGAAGATCCATGGGACTCCCCCCGCACACACCGCTAAAGTGTCTTATCTTCGCACAAAACTATTTCGATTCGCTGCGATAATCATAAAATCCGCGTCCGCTCTTTTTGCCGAGCCATCCTGCCGCGACGTATTTTCGCAAAAGAGGGCACGGTCGATATTTGCTGTCACCAAGTCCGTCGTGAAGAATCTCCATAATCGAAAGACACGTATCGAGTCCAATGAAATCAGCCAGTTGCAGCGGACCCATCGGATGATTCATCCCCAGTTTCATCACCGTGTCAATCGCGTCGCGATCCGCCACCCCTTCATAGAGACAATAGATCGCCTCATTGATCATCGGGAGCAAAATGCGGTTTGAGATAAACCCAGGATAATCATGCACCTCCACAGGCGTTTTGCCAAGTGCCTGTGCAAGATCGGCCACCGCTCGATACGTCTTTTCGCTCGTCTGCAGACCGCGAATGATCTCCACCAACTGCATGACAGGAACTGGATTCATAAAATGCATGCCAATCACGCGCTCCGGGCGCGAGGTGACCGCCGCAATCTCCGTAATCGGCAGCGAGGATGTGTTTGTCGCGAGGATTGCATCCGGTTTTGCCAGTCCGTCGAGCTGCATAAACAGGGACTTTTTTATGTCCATCTTCTCAACGGCCGCCTCGATCACAAAGTCCGCCGAGGCCACCGCGTCGAGTGTCGTGGTCAGGGTGATGCTCGCAAGCGTATCGCGCGACGCGCTCTCCGACAGTCCACCCTTTTTCACAATCCTAACAAGACTCTCCTCAATCCGCGAAAAACCGCGCTCCACAAATTCAGGCGCAATGTCTTGAAGCGTCACACGCATCCCACGCATCGCGCAGACTTGCGCGATGCCACTGCCCATCTGTCCGGCACCGATCACCATCACGTGTTGTATCGCCATTTTGCCTACACCTCCACGAGAACTGCATCGCCTTGCGCGGCACCACTGCAAATCGCAGCTATGCCAAGACCGCCACCGCGCCGCCGAAGTTCATAGAGGAGCGTCAGCAAGATGCGCGCACCGCTCGCACCGATCGGATGTCCGAGTGCGACCGCGCCGCCATTCACGTTGACGCGCTCCAGATCCCACGGGACATGATGGCGACTCACCAGCGGAACCGCCGCAAATGCTTCATTGATCTCAAAAAGCGCGATGTCCTCAAGCGACCGCCCCGTCTTTTCAAGAAGCTTTGCCACTGCGACACCCGGCGCCGACGCGATGTACTTCGCCTCAAGCGCAACTTCTGCGTGTCCCCGCAGCGTCCCTAGGATCTCCCTGCCTTCACGGCGCGCCCGCGCCTCACTCATTAAAAGCAGCGCCGCCGCGCCGTCATTGACGCCTGGCGCATTTCCTGCTGTCACGGTGCCGTTCGGATCCCCCACCGGACGCAGCGCAGCCAGTTTTTCTAGTGACGTATCACGGCGTGGCGCCTCATCGACCGCCACCTCCACTGTACCCGCTTTCATGGAAACGGACACAGGAGCGATCTCTTCCGCAAATTTTCCTTGATCCATCGCCTCGATCGCGCGTTTGTGTGAGCGATAGGCCCAGGCATCTTGGGCGTCGCGCGACACTTCATACTCTTTTGCCACTGTAGTACCGTGCACCACCATCGGAACGTGGTCAAACGCACAGGTCAGGCCGTCATGCTGCATCAGATCCACAAACGAGGCATCACCCATCTTCAGCCCAAAGCGTGCGCCGCGTACAAAATACGGGGCGTTTGACATGCTCTCCATGCCGCCCGCAAGCGCCACATCAAGATCACCCGCCCGCACCATCTGATCAATCAGTGTGACAGCGCGAAGCCCCGACGCACAGACCTTGTTGACCGTCTCCGAGCGCACCGCCCACGGCATCCCCGCAAGGCGCAGCGCCTGGCGCGAAGGGATTTGTCCCGCGCCACCCTGAAGCACCATGCCCATCGCCACTTCTTCTACCTCATCCGGCGCAACACCGCCGCGCAAAAGCGCCGCACGCAGCGCAACCGCACCCAACTCAACGGCAGAAATAGAAGAAAGCGCGCCGCCAAGTCTACCAAACGGCGTTCGTGCTCCTGAGACAATCACCGTGTTCATCCAATCTTGGCCTCCCCATCACCGACCGAGCGTTCAGTCTTTTTATTCAGCGTATCATAATTCAGAGAGTGCGAGAAGAACATTCGGTAAGCGTCATTCAGCCCATTCCCGCCGCACGCGCTCCGGATGCGTATACACAGAAAAAGCGCCTTTTCGCACAAAACCGACTGTCGTCAACTGCAAATCATCCGCGATCTGCAGCGCGAGCGCCGTTGGCGCCGATTTTGACAGCACGATGCCAATGCCCATTTTTGCGACTTTCAACAGCACCTCTGAAGAGATGCGTCCGCTAAACGCGATCACCAATTTGTCACTCGCCAGATTCTCGCGAATCTGGTATCCGTAGAGTTTGTCAAGCGCGTTGTGACGCCCGATGTCAAAGCGCGACAACAGCACCTTATCCACGGTGCACAGCGATGCATTGTGCACACCGCCTGTCGCGTGAAACAGGTTCGACGCGCGCTGCATCCGGTCGATCAGCGAAACGATCTGTCCCGGCGTGATCTGCGGCGCCACTGCGATCGGTTTTGCCAGCGCCGCATCCTGATAAAAGTAGAACGATTGTCGCCCTTTGCCACAACACGAGGCGATGTACCGCTTTCCAAACATTTGCGGGTCTATGACAAACGGCGTCGCGAGGCGAACATAGGCCACACCATCTTCCTCTGAGATGGTGAGCGAGCGAATCTCCTCACAAGATGTCAGCACGCCTTCTGATGCGAGAAATCCAATCACCAGATCCTCCAAATCGGTCGGTGTGCAAACGAGCGTGACAAACTCCTGTCCATCAATATAGACCGTTAGCGCATATTCTGTTACAACGTTTGCCTCACGCTCTGAAAATGTCTCATTCTCGTAGCGCTGTACCTTTCGTCTGATGATTACTGGCAAATCCACAGCGGCTCTCCTTTACTCGAACCCCGGCGCGTCATCTCACCAGAATTCCTTCGCGATTCCCAATTCAAACGGCCATGCACAGTAGTTCTGCGATGTCATTCGTGTCGATTTCTTCCTCGACACCTTTCGCCTTCGTCCCATCGATCATCATCGTCATGCAGTACGGACACGCTGTGGCAATCGTCGTTGCACCCGTCTCAAGCGCCTGTTCGGTGCGTTCGACATTGATGCGCTTCTCGCCCGTCTCTTCTTTAAACATTGAGCCGCCACCCGCGCCGCAACACATGCTCTTATTGCGGCTGCGCTCCATTTCGAGCACAGTGAGACCAGGAATGTGTTCAAGAATATAGCGAGGCGCGTCATACTCTCCATTATACCGTCCGAGGTAGCACGGGTCGTGATACGTAACCGTCTTTTCCACGCGCTGCGTCGGGATGATGCGCCCCTCTTTGAGAAGTTCCGCCAAAAACTGTGTGTGATGCAGCACCTCAATGTCCAGCCCGAAATCCTTGTATTCCTTGGAAAACTGATTGAACGCGTGCGGATCTGTTGTGACGATTTTTTTTACGCCGTACGCTTTAAAGAGTTCCACATTGCGCTCGACCAACTCCTGATAGAGAAACTCATTACCGAGACGTCGTGCCGAGTCTCCATCGCTCTCCTCTTCTTTCCCGAGAATGGCAAAGTCGACATTCGCCTTTTGCAATAGTTTCACAAAGGACTGCGCGATCTTTTGATTGCGCGGATCATAAGACACAGCCGTTCCAACATAGTACAGGTAGTCCACTGCGCCTTCCACATCTTCCATCACGCGAATGCCAAGCCCCTCCGCCCACTCCGCACGCGCGGAACGCGGACGCCCCCACTCGTTGGAGTGACGCTCAAGGTTTGTGAATGTGCGGTTGACTTCTCCCGGCGCGCTGCCTTTAGTCAAGACAAGGTCGCGGCGAAGATCGACGATCAGACTGACGTGCTCATTAAAGACCGGGCACGCCTCCTCACACGCGCGACATGTCGTGCACGCCCAAATCTCGTCTTCGGTGTACACTTCGCCTACCAGATCAGGAAGGCTCGCCGTGTAATCCTCGCCACCTGCGGCCATCTTCAATAGAGATGGACCCTGATCGACAAGATGATCCTTCATTTTCAGGATCAGGTACTTAGGCGAGAGATCCTTCCCCGTGAGCGTGGCGGGGCAGGATACATGACAGCGTCCGCACTCCGTACAGGCGTAACCGTCGAGAAGTTGCTTCCAACTCAACTGAGTCACTTTGGCGACACCAAACTCTTCCACCGTCTCATCTGACAAGTCAAGCGTTTTCAGCTTGCCGACAGGCCCAAGGTTGCGATAGTACGTATTGAAAACGGCGCCAATCATATGCAAGTGCTTTGAGCGCGGTATAAAAACGAGAAAACCAAAGATGGACAGCGTATGGATCCAGAAAAAAACCTGCGCAAGATTTCCCGCAACGGATGGCGACATGCCAGAAAACCAATACGCGACAAGGCTTGACATCGGCGCGGCAGGCACGGTGTAAGCGCCACTCGCGACTGCGTCAAGTCCTGTGGTCAAGAAGAGTGTCGCCACGATGATAAAGATGAGTCCGAGAATAAAGCCCGCCTCAAACGTAGGTTCAATCCGCATCGGTCGCCACACGTAGCGGCGAATCAGCGCAACGATCACGGCCACCATGACAAACGCCGCAAACAACTCCTGTGTAAACGTGAACCACCCCTGCGTAAACCCTGGGATGTGCCCGCCAAACAGATCAAAGCCAAAAAAATCGAGCTCACCGAATCCGAGGATGATAAATCCCCAGAAGATGAAAAAGTGTCCGATCCCTGACGGTTCGGCCAACACTTTACCCTGCCCAAGCACGTATTTGAAGAAACCTTTCATGCGCTCCTCACTGTGGTCTGAGCGTTGCTCA from Ferroacidibacillus organovorans carries:
- a CDS encoding 3-hydroxybutyryl-CoA dehydrogenase: MAIQHVMVIGAGQMGSGIAQVCAMRGMRVTLQDIAPEFVERGFSRIEESLVRIVKKGGLSESASRDTLASITLTTTLDAVASADFVIEAAVEKMDIKKSLFMQLDGLAKPDAILATNTSSLPITEIAAVTSRPERVIGMHFMNPVPVMQLVEIIRGLQTSEKTYRAVADLAQALGKTPVEVHDYPGFISNRILLPMINEAIYCLYEGVADRDAIDTVMKLGMNHPMGPLQLADFIGLDTCLSIMEILHDGLGDSKYRPCPLLRKYVAAGWLGKKSGRGFYDYRSESK
- a CDS encoding acetyl-CoA C-acetyltransferase; protein product: MNTVIVSGARTPFGRLGGALSSISAVELGAVALRAALLRGGVAPDEVEEVAMGMVLQGGAGQIPSRQALRLAGMPWAVRSETVNKVCASGLRAVTLIDQMVRAGDLDVALAGGMESMSNAPYFVRGARFGLKMGDASFVDLMQHDGLTCAFDHVPMVVHGTTVAKEYEVSRDAQDAWAYRSHKRAIEAMDQGKFAEEIAPVSVSMKAGTVEVAVDEAPRRDTSLEKLAALRPVGDPNGTVTAGNAPGVNDGAAALLLMSEARARREGREILGTLRGHAEVALEAKYIASAPGVAVAKLLEKTGRSLEDIALFEINEAFAAVPLVSRHHVPWDLERVNVNGGAVALGHPIGASGARILLTLLYELRRRGGGLGIAAICSGAAQGDAVLVEV
- the fdhD gene encoding formate dehydrogenase accessory sulfurtransferase FdhD; this translates as MDLPVIIRRKVQRYENETFSEREANVVTEYALTVYIDGQEFVTLVCTPTDLEDLVIGFLASEGVLTSCEEIRSLTISEEDGVAYVRLATPFVIDPQMFGKRYIASCCGKGRQSFYFYQDAALAKPIAVAPQITPGQIVSLIDRMQRASNLFHATGGVHNASLCTVDKVLLSRFDIGRHNALDKLYGYQIRENLASDKLVIAFSGRISSEVLLKVAKMGIGIVLSKSAPTALALQIADDLQLTTVGFVRKGAFSVYTHPERVRREWAE
- a CDS encoding heterodisulfide reductase-related iron-sulfur binding cluster encodes the protein MQPLRIIAFTVLLIAALIGFFSGIYQRYRFLRLGQAEQRSDHSEERMKGFFKYVLGQGKVLAEPSGIGHFFIFWGFIILGFGELDFFGFDLFGGHIPGFTQGWFTFTQELFAAFVMVAVIVALIRRYVWRPMRIEPTFEAGFILGLIFIIVATLFLTTGLDAVASGAYTVPAAPMSSLVAYWFSGMSPSVAGNLAQVFFWIHTLSIFGFLVFIPRSKHLHMIGAVFNTYYRNLGPVGKLKTLDLSDETVEEFGVAKVTQLSWKQLLDGYACTECGRCHVSCPATLTGKDLSPKYLILKMKDHLVDQGPSLLKMAAGGEDYTASLPDLVGEVYTEDEIWACTTCRACEEACPVFNEHVSLIVDLRRDLVLTKGSAPGEVNRTFTNLERHSNEWGRPRSARAEWAEGLGIRVMEDVEGAVDYLYYVGTAVSYDPRNQKIAQSFVKLLQKANVDFAILGKEEESDGDSARRLGNEFLYQELVERNVELFKAYGVKKIVTTDPHAFNQFSKEYKDFGLDIEVLHHTQFLAELLKEGRIIPTQRVEKTVTYHDPCYLGRYNGEYDAPRYILEHIPGLTVLEMERSRNKSMCCGAGGGSMFKEETGEKRINVERTEQALETGATTIATACPYCMTMMIDGTKAKGVEEEIDTNDIAELLCMAV